In Nasonia vitripennis strain AsymCx chromosome 2, Nvit_psr_1.1, whole genome shotgun sequence, a genomic segment contains:
- the LOC100117370 gene encoding glycine-rich protein DOT1 isoform X1, with the protein MNNLKMVSPSSPRKTKIFVGRLPENCRSEELRNLFLRFGEVTECDVMNRYGFVHMAREEDAAEAIKALHNTSFKGATINVEQSTGKSRGRRDDRRGGPMRGGRGGRDGGRDTRPGPYNDRRVLPIHNVGYDGAAAGGGGYTDYNRGGGDFSGRGDFSGGYNDRGGYGQNVGGAAMGYTSTAPMGGYGPAGGAVGGYGPTGAVDYGRTDYGRTAEFGARTDYGNRGEFQTRYSGQTVCDYSVPGGGMGGDFNRAAPGPVDYGRTDNFTAGRADAYGAPRAEYDRTAAGPMRNGSGGGVAAGGYGTGYGEVGPISGAPSYSTGGPSYNTGPGPQADMFSRRAGGTVPSGGYQVGGYTEGYERADPYGPPRGGNRFPGPADAMPPRY; encoded by the exons ATGAACAATTTG AAGATGGTGTCACCCAGTTCACCG AGGAAGACAAAGATCTTCGTCGGTAGGCTACCGGAAAACTGCCGGAGCGAAGAGCTGCGCAACCTGTTCCTGCGTTTCGGCGAGGTGACCGAATGCGATGTAATGAACCGCTACGGCTTCGTTCACATGGCCCGCGAGGAGGACGCCGCCGAGGCAATCAAGGCCCTGCACAACACATCATTCAAAGGCGCGACCATCAACGTCGAGCAGTCCACCGGCAAGTCACGAGGACGTCGAGACGACAGACGCGGTGGCCCGATGCGCGGCGGCAGAGGAGGACGAGATGGAGGCCGCGATACTCGTCCCGGTCCGTATAACGACAGGAGAG TGCTCCCAATACATAACGTTGGCTATGACGGAGCAGCCGCTGGTGGTGGCGGCTACACAGACTACaaccgcggcggcggcgacttcAGTGGCCGAGGAGACTTCAGCGGCGGCTACAATGACCGAGGCGGATACGGCCAGAACGTTGGTGGCGCAGCTATGGGATATACATCGACGGCGCCGATGGGTGGTTATGGGCCTGCGGGTGGCGCGGTTGGCGGCTACGGACCTACTGGAGCTGTTGACTACGGCAGGACCGATTACGGCAGAACAGCCGAATTCGGCGCGCGGACGGATTACGGAAACCGGGGAGAATTCCAAA CGAGGTATTCTGGGCAAACAGTGTGCGACTACTCTGTGCCTGGAGGCGGCATGGGTGGTGATTTCAATAGAGCAGCGCCTGGACCTGTTGACTATGGTCGCACCGACAACTTCACAGCCGGCAGAGCTGACGCGTATGGTGCGCCCCGCGCTGAATACGACCGCACGGCCGCTGGACCTATGAGGAATGGAAGTGGTGGCGGTGTTGCTGCTGGCGGATATGGTACTGGATATGGCGAAGTTGG ACCAATCAGTGGGGCACCGAGCTACAGTACTGGTGGACCTAGCTACAACACTGGTCCTGGACCACAAGCAGACATGTTCAGCCGAAGAGCTGGAGGAACTGTTCCCAGTGGTGGATATCAAGTTGGAGG aTACACAGAAGGCTATGAGAGAGCAGACCCATACGGCCCTCCGCGCGGAGGAAACCG cTTCCCAGGCCCGGCAGACGCGATGCCACCAAGGTACTAA
- the LOC100117370 gene encoding RNA-binding protein 4.1 isoform X13: MNNLKMVSPSSPRKTKIFVGRLPENCRSEELRNLFLRFGEVTECDVMNRYGFVHMAREEDAAEAIKALHNTSFKGATINVEQSTGKSRGRRDDRRGGPMRGGRGGRDGGRDTRPGPYNDRRVLPIHNVGYDGAAAGGGGYTDYNRGGGDFSGRGDFSGGYNDRGGYGQNVGGAAMGYTSTAPMGGYGPAGGAVGGYGPTGAVDYGRTDYGRTAEFGARTDYGNRGEFQTRYSGQTVCDYSVPGGGMGGDFNRAAPGPVDYGRTDNFTAGRADAYGAPRAEYDRTAAGPMRNGSGGGVAAGGYGTGYGEVGYTEGYERADPYGPPRGGNRFPGPADAMPPRY; this comes from the exons ATGAACAATTTG AAGATGGTGTCACCCAGTTCACCG AGGAAGACAAAGATCTTCGTCGGTAGGCTACCGGAAAACTGCCGGAGCGAAGAGCTGCGCAACCTGTTCCTGCGTTTCGGCGAGGTGACCGAATGCGATGTAATGAACCGCTACGGCTTCGTTCACATGGCCCGCGAGGAGGACGCCGCCGAGGCAATCAAGGCCCTGCACAACACATCATTCAAAGGCGCGACCATCAACGTCGAGCAGTCCACCGGCAAGTCACGAGGACGTCGAGACGACAGACGCGGTGGCCCGATGCGCGGCGGCAGAGGAGGACGAGATGGAGGCCGCGATACTCGTCCCGGTCCGTATAACGACAGGAGAG TGCTCCCAATACATAACGTTGGCTATGACGGAGCAGCCGCTGGTGGTGGCGGCTACACAGACTACaaccgcggcggcggcgacttcAGTGGCCGAGGAGACTTCAGCGGCGGCTACAATGACCGAGGCGGATACGGCCAGAACGTTGGTGGCGCAGCTATGGGATATACATCGACGGCGCCGATGGGTGGTTATGGGCCTGCGGGTGGCGCGGTTGGCGGCTACGGACCTACTGGAGCTGTTGACTACGGCAGGACCGATTACGGCAGAACAGCCGAATTCGGCGCGCGGACGGATTACGGAAACCGGGGAGAATTCCAAA CGAGGTATTCTGGGCAAACAGTGTGCGACTACTCTGTGCCTGGAGGCGGCATGGGTGGTGATTTCAATAGAGCAGCGCCTGGACCTGTTGACTATGGTCGCACCGACAACTTCACAGCCGGCAGAGCTGACGCGTATGGTGCGCCCCGCGCTGAATACGACCGCACGGCCGCTGGACCTATGAGGAATGGAAGTGGTGGCGGTGTTGCTGCTGGCGGATATGGTACTGGATATGGCGAAGTTGG aTACACAGAAGGCTATGAGAGAGCAGACCCATACGGCCCTCCGCGCGGAGGAAACCG cTTCCCAGGCCCGGCAGACGCGATGCCACCAAGGTACTAA